The Candidatus Methylomirabilis sp. genome includes a window with the following:
- a CDS encoding tripartite tricarboxylate transporter TctB family protein, with the protein MLTTDRVAGLVLLLFSLGVIWETRVLPLGSLHQPGPGTMPMLLAIALAAAGLLVALAGGGSPLLASLAWPEKGHALAILGACAFAALALERLGYRVTVLLLLAFILGLVERKRPAVVAAMALGLALGTFFLFSDLLRVPLPRGPLGF; encoded by the coding sequence ATGCTCACGACCGATCGTGTTGCCGGTCTCGTCCTCCTCCTCTTCTCCCTGGGGGTGATCTGGGAGACCCGCGTCCTCCCCCTCGGGAGCCTCCACCAGCCGGGCCCCGGGACTATGCCGATGCTCCTGGCGATCGCGCTGGCGGCGGCGGGCCTCCTCGTCGCGCTCGCCGGTGGGGGGTCCCCCCTGCTGGCTTCCCTCGCGTGGCCGGAGAAGGGGCACGCCCTCGCCATCCTGGGCGCCTGCGCGTTCGCGGCTCTTGCCCTCGAGCGCCTGGGCTACCGGGTGACGGTCCTGCTCCTGCTCGCCTTCATCCTCGGGCTGGTCGAACGGAAGCGGCCCGCCGTGGTGGCGGCGATGGCCCTCGGCCTCGCGTTGGGCACCTTCTTCCTCTTCAGCGATCTGCTGCGGGTACCGCTCCCGCGCGGCCCGCTGGGGTTCTGA
- a CDS encoding thiamine pyrophosphate-dependent enzyme: REMDAPPAETETPPPVPPHADPAAVREIVERLAAAERPACIVGSGGFWAGAGDALTRFVELTRTPCFTIDLARGLISDDHPLCFGYADPVLNETARTLRTADLVLLVGKRLDFRLRFGGALAPEAAVAQIDLDPGEIGRNRPIQVPVVADAAAALQALTAEAARRGGWKERPWLAELRQQQKAWRESWAAGEALEEPPLHPLRLCREVRALLPENAVIVIDGGDFPQWPRMTLPARRPGHWIRLGGLGTVGAALPLGFAAKLARPEAPVFIFMGDGGMGFYGFELHTAVRFGLNAVIVVGNDQGWGMEREIQGALYGREQIAGCELGLVRYDEIMRALGGHGEFVERPADLRPALARAMASGKPAVVNVLVRKGTVSPLTAASIAAKRA; encoded by the coding sequence CGGGAGATGGACGCCCCCCCGGCCGAGACGGAAACCCCGCCCCCGGTCCCGCCGCATGCCGACCCCGCCGCGGTCCGCGAGATCGTGGAGCGGCTGGCGGCCGCCGAGCGGCCCGCTTGCATTGTCGGGAGCGGGGGCTTCTGGGCCGGGGCCGGGGATGCCCTCACCCGGTTCGTCGAGCTGACCCGCACCCCCTGCTTCACGATTGACCTGGCCCGGGGCCTGATCTCCGATGACCATCCCCTGTGCTTCGGCTACGCAGACCCGGTCCTGAACGAGACCGCCCGGACCCTGCGGACGGCCGATCTCGTCCTCCTGGTGGGCAAGCGCCTCGACTTCCGGCTGCGCTTCGGGGGCGCCCTCGCTCCCGAGGCCGCCGTCGCCCAGATTGACCTTGACCCGGGCGAGATCGGGCGGAACCGGCCCATCCAGGTCCCCGTGGTGGCCGACGCGGCTGCCGCGCTTCAGGCCCTCACGGCCGAGGCGGCACGGCGGGGCGGGTGGAAGGAACGGCCGTGGCTGGCGGAGCTTCGCCAGCAGCAGAAGGCCTGGCGGGAGTCCTGGGCCGCGGGGGAAGCGCTGGAGGAGCCGCCGCTCCATCCCCTGCGCCTCTGCCGGGAGGTCCGGGCCCTCCTGCCCGAGAACGCGGTCATCGTCATTGACGGCGGCGACTTCCCCCAGTGGCCCCGGATGACCCTGCCGGCCCGCCGCCCCGGCCACTGGATCCGCCTGGGTGGCCTGGGGACGGTCGGCGCCGCCCTCCCGCTCGGTTTCGCCGCCAAGCTGGCCCGCCCGGAGGCGCCGGTCTTCATCTTCATGGGGGACGGCGGGATGGGCTTCTACGGCTTCGAGCTCCACACGGCGGTTCGGTTCGGCCTGAACGCCGTCATCGTCGTCGGCAACGACCAGGGATGGGGGATGGAGCGGGAGATCCAGGGCGCCCTCTACGGGCGCGAGCAGATCGCCGGCTGCGAGCTCGGGCTCGTCCGGTACGACGAGATCATGCGGGCCCTGGGGGGCCACGGGGAGTTCGTCGAGCGCCCGGCCGACCTGCGCCCGGCCCTCGCGCGGGCGATGGCCTCGGGCAAGCCTGCCGTCGTGAACGTCCTGGTCCGCAAGGGGACCGTCAGTCCCCTCACCGCCGCCAGCATCGCCGCCAAGCGCGCGTAG